The following are from one region of the Phormidium sp. PBR-2020 genome:
- the pflB gene encoding formate C-acetyltransferase produces the protein MVIAKPTQTQLTNSTNAEAGSRHLTPAWDGFKGGTWTKEVNVRDFIQKNYRLYEGDAEFLSGATPRTQSLWKTVQDLMAQEREHGILDAETKIPSGITAYGPGYIDPSLEQIVGLQTDKPLKRAIMPYGGIRVVKKSLAAYGYDLDPETEEIFTKYRKTHNDGVFDAYTPEIRRARHSGLITGLPDSYGRGRIIGDYRRVALYGIDRLLLDKQEQQASLELDAMDEDTIRRREELSEEMRSLQDLKEMAAAYGCDISRPAATAQEAVQWTYFGYLAAVKEQNGAAMSLGRVSTFLDIYFERDLQNGHLSEEQAQEIIDHFVMKLRMVRFLRAPAYNQLFSGDPTWVTECIGGVGEDGRPLVTKNSFRFLNTLYTLGPAPEPNLTILWSKRLPDNFKRYCAQLSIDTCSTQYENDDLMRLEYGDDYGIACCVSAMKIGKQMQFFGARANLAKALLYAINGGKDEMSGEQVGPDWVPVQGEYLDYDDVAAKFDRCLEWLSRLYVNTLNIIHFMHDKYAYERVELALHDRDIYRTMACGIAGLSVVADALSAIKYARVKAIRDERGLVVDYAIEGDYPKFGNNDERADEIAAAVVKQFMNKIRQHKPYRGSVPTQSILTITSNVVYGKKTGNTPDGRKAGEPFAPGANPMHGRDTNGAIAALASVAKLPYEHSQDGISYTFSIVPQALGKQEGDRISNLVGLLDGYFNDEGHHINVNVLNRDTLLEAMDHPEKYPQLTIRVSGYAVNFIKLTREQQLDVVNRTFHSHI, from the coding sequence ATGGTCATCGCTAAACCGACACAAACTCAATTGACCAACTCAACCAATGCAGAGGCGGGAAGTCGCCATCTCACCCCGGCCTGGGACGGGTTTAAGGGAGGAACCTGGACTAAAGAAGTCAATGTCCGGGATTTCATCCAGAAAAACTACCGCCTCTACGAAGGGGATGCCGAGTTTCTCAGCGGGGCTACCCCACGCACCCAGTCCCTCTGGAAAACCGTGCAAGACCTCATGGCCCAGGAACGGGAACACGGCATTTTAGACGCCGAAACCAAGATTCCCTCGGGGATTACCGCCTATGGCCCCGGCTACATTGACCCCAGTTTGGAACAAATTGTCGGCTTGCAAACGGACAAACCCCTGAAACGGGCAATTATGCCTTACGGTGGCATCCGGGTGGTGAAGAAATCCCTGGCCGCCTATGGCTATGATCTCGACCCTGAGACAGAAGAAATCTTCACTAAATACCGCAAAACTCACAACGATGGGGTCTTTGATGCCTATACCCCAGAGATTCGCCGCGCTCGCCATTCCGGACTGATTACCGGATTGCCCGATTCCTACGGTCGAGGTCGGATTATTGGCGACTATCGCCGGGTAGCCTTGTATGGAATCGATCGCCTGCTGTTGGACAAACAAGAACAGCAAGCCTCCCTAGAACTCGACGCCATGGACGAGGACACCATCCGGCGGCGGGAAGAACTCTCCGAGGAGATGCGATCGCTGCAAGACCTCAAAGAGATGGCCGCCGCCTACGGTTGCGACATCAGCCGACCCGCTGCAACGGCCCAGGAAGCCGTCCAATGGACCTATTTCGGCTATCTGGCGGCGGTGAAAGAACAAAACGGCGCGGCGATGTCCCTCGGTCGTGTCTCCACCTTCCTCGATATCTATTTCGAGCGGGATCTGCAAAACGGTCACCTGAGCGAAGAACAGGCCCAGGAAATCATCGACCATTTTGTCATGAAACTGCGGATGGTGCGTTTCTTGCGCGCTCCCGCCTACAACCAACTCTTTTCCGGCGACCCCACCTGGGTCACCGAATGTATTGGCGGTGTCGGTGAAGATGGTCGTCCCTTGGTGACCAAAAACAGTTTCCGCTTCCTCAACACCCTCTACACCCTCGGGCCGGCACCGGAACCCAACTTGACCATTCTCTGGTCGAAACGGCTACCGGACAACTTCAAACGCTACTGCGCCCAACTCTCCATTGACACCTGTTCGACCCAGTATGAGAACGATGACTTGATGCGCCTAGAATATGGCGATGATTATGGCATTGCCTGCTGTGTTAGTGCCATGAAGATTGGCAAGCAGATGCAGTTCTTTGGCGCTCGGGCCAACTTAGCCAAGGCGCTCCTCTATGCCATTAATGGCGGTAAAGACGAGATGAGTGGCGAGCAGGTGGGTCCCGATTGGGTTCCCGTTCAGGGGGAGTACCTGGACTATGACGACGTGGCCGCCAAATTCGATCGCTGTCTGGAGTGGTTGTCGCGCCTGTACGTCAACACCCTCAACATCATCCACTTCATGCACGACAAATACGCCTATGAACGGGTAGAATTGGCGCTCCATGACCGGGATATTTATCGCACCATGGCCTGTGGAATCGCAGGACTCTCAGTGGTGGCGGATGCCCTCTCGGCCATTAAATATGCTCGCGTGAAGGCAATTCGCGATGAACGAGGGTTGGTGGTGGATTATGCCATTGAAGGGGACTATCCCAAGTTCGGCAACAACGACGAACGGGCCGATGAGATCGCCGCCGCTGTGGTGAAGCAGTTTATGAACAAAATTCGCCAACACAAACCCTATCGCGGTTCCGTTCCCACCCAGTCGATTCTCACCATTACCTCCAATGTGGTCTATGGCAAGAAAACCGGCAACACCCCCGACGGTCGCAAAGCCGGAGAACCCTTTGCCCCCGGTGCTAACCCCATGCACGGACGGGATACCAACGGGGCGATCGCAGCCTTAGCCTCGGTAGCCAAACTCCCCTATGAGCATTCCCAAGATGGGATTTCCTACACCTTCTCCATTGTGCCTCAGGCGCTCGGGAAACAGGAGGGCGATCGTATCAGCAACCTCGTCGGATTGTTGGATGGCTATTTCAACGATGAAGGTCATCACATCAACGTCAACGTGCTGAACCGAGACACCCTTCTCGAAGCCATGGACCATCCCGAAAAATACCCACAGCTAACGATTCGCGTCTCCGGTTACGCCGTCAACTTCATCAAACTCACCCGCGAACAACAGTTAGACGTAGTCAACCGCACCTTCCACAGTCACATCTAG